A window of Streptomyces marispadix contains these coding sequences:
- a CDS encoding LCP family protein has protein sequence MSPLSRITRFPRSRRSLSLSCAVVAALTCGVGAGLDAPAGLDAPSAPAPPGGPDPARDVFDGLPEAGRPADGPGTNILIAGLDRRDGLSKKTRDRLNVNGKQCDCTDVLMLLHISQDHDRVSVVGIPRDSYVRFASHRDHGKGFGKITARTTRHLGKINSSYAHGGPKLVVRTVEQATGVRVDHYAETDFAGFEKAVDRIRGAKVCTDKPLRDANSGLRLPKGTHVLSGADALRYVRARHVEPPGDLGRMRRQQRVLGEVLRTVTGERLAGRPGEVVRTALALRGSVRWDKGLTMGRLARLAGELRELTARDTEFATVPIEDFDHRVPVWGSTLKWDAPRARGLFADLRADRPIVGNPVTGPAPGATPVPYRPQEITVRVEGRGERSARIAQELRDNGFRVLESRPADGGLRSGRTEITYDSHWRRKAGTLAAAMPGASMRAKEVPGGRHPAVFRVRPGKRGAEVADVVYDRSSVEGAPVRGDDLDCDGRTRRHGASDGHDSGSRDSDRHDGPDRSESSDRSDGSDRSEDSSGRADRP, from the coding sequence GCCGCCCGGCGGGCCCGACCCGGCACGTGACGTGTTCGACGGGCTCCCCGAGGCGGGCCGCCCCGCCGACGGCCCCGGCACGAACATCCTGATCGCCGGGCTCGACCGGCGCGACGGCCTCTCCAAGAAGACCAGGGACCGGCTGAATGTGAACGGCAAGCAGTGCGACTGCACCGATGTGCTGATGCTGCTGCACATCTCGCAGGACCACGATCGCGTGAGTGTCGTGGGCATCCCCCGCGACTCGTATGTGCGCTTCGCCTCGCACCGTGACCACGGCAAGGGCTTCGGCAAGATCACCGCACGTACCACCCGCCATCTCGGCAAGATCAACAGCAGCTACGCGCACGGCGGTCCGAAGCTCGTCGTCCGCACGGTCGAGCAGGCCACGGGAGTCCGCGTCGACCACTACGCCGAGACGGACTTCGCCGGATTCGAGAAGGCCGTCGACCGGATTCGCGGCGCGAAGGTGTGCACCGACAAGCCGCTGCGGGACGCCAACAGCGGACTGCGGCTGCCGAAGGGCACCCATGTGCTCAGCGGAGCCGACGCCCTGCGCTATGTACGCGCCAGGCACGTCGAACCCCCCGGCGACCTCGGCCGGATGCGCCGCCAGCAGCGTGTGCTCGGCGAGGTGCTCCGTACGGTGACCGGTGAGCGCTTGGCCGGGCGGCCGGGCGAAGTGGTGCGCACGGCCCTCGCGTTGCGCGGTTCGGTGCGCTGGGACAAGGGCCTGACGATGGGCCGGCTGGCGCGGCTCGCCGGCGAGCTGCGTGAACTGACCGCCCGGGACACGGAGTTCGCGACCGTGCCGATCGAGGACTTCGACCACCGGGTGCCGGTGTGGGGGTCGACGCTGAAGTGGGACGCGCCGCGTGCGCGGGGCCTGTTCGCGGATCTGCGCGCGGACCGGCCGATCGTGGGGAATCCGGTGACCGGGCCCGCGCCGGGCGCGACCCCTGTCCCGTACCGGCCCCAGGAGATCACCGTCCGCGTCGAGGGCCGCGGTGAGAGGTCCGCGCGCATCGCACAGGAGCTGCGCGACAACGGCTTCCGCGTGCTGGAGTCCCGTCCCGCCGACGGCGGCCTCCGCTCCGGGCGTACGGAGATCACCTACGACTCCCACTGGCGGCGCAAGGCGGGCACCCTGGCCGCCGCGATGCCCGGAGCGTCGATGCGTGCCAAGGAGGTGCCGGGCGGCCGGCATCCGGCGGTCTTCAGGGTGCGCCCCGGCAAGCGGGGCGCCGAGGTCGCCGACGTCGTCTACGACCGCAGCAGCGTCGAGGGCGCCCCGGTGCGCGGTGACGATCTCGACTGCGACGGACGTACGCGGCGGCACGGTGCATCGGACGGGCACGACTCCGGGAGCCGTGACTCGGACCGTCACGACGGACCGGACCGGTCCGAGAGCTCCGACCGGTCCGACGGCTCCGACAGGTCGGAGGACTCGTCAGGACGGGCCGACAGGCCCTGA
- a CDS encoding acyl-CoA dehydrogenase has translation MASSSLLLSRRDLDFLLHQWLDAEELTRRPRFAEHSRETFDAVLDLSEQIATRHFAPHNKKNDQQEPRFDGERVHTVPEAKQALDAFTKADLLAAPMDEELGGMQLPQLVTTACFSFFQAANVGTSAYVFLTLGNARLLCEHGSREQIDTYVRPMLAGRFFGTMCLSEPQAGSSLADVATRAEPQQDGSYRLFGSKMWISAGDHELAENIVHLVLARIPGGPPGVKGLSLFIVPKHLVGADGSLGERNDVVTAGLNHKMGYRGTTNTLLNFGEGAHTPDGAPGAVAHLVGEPHRGLAYMFHMMNGARIGVGAGAMALGYTGYLKSLDYARERPQGRPVAAKDATAPQVPIVEHADVRRMLLAQKSYVEGALALLLYCSRLVDEQQTAEREDERAHARLLLDVLTPIAKSWPSQWCLEANSLAIQVHGGYGYTREYDVEQHYRDNRLNPIHEGTHGIQALDLLGRKAVMDGGAGLVALGETIGQTVERALDAGGEAAELGAALQESWDRVAKVTARVWGTGDPAKALANATVYLEAVGHVVVAWIWLGQFLATAGHDDAFHRGKRQAARYFFRHELPRTGPQFDLLDSLDETTLQMDPDWF, from the coding sequence ATGGCCTCATCGTCGCTGCTCCTCTCCCGCCGTGACCTGGACTTCCTGCTCCACCAGTGGCTGGACGCCGAGGAGCTGACCCGGCGCCCGCGCTTCGCCGAGCACTCCCGCGAGACCTTCGACGCGGTGCTCGACCTCTCCGAGCAGATCGCCACGCGCCACTTCGCGCCGCACAACAAGAAGAACGATCAGCAGGAGCCGCGCTTCGACGGTGAGCGCGTGCACACCGTGCCGGAGGCGAAGCAGGCGCTCGACGCCTTCACCAAGGCCGATCTGCTCGCCGCGCCCATGGACGAGGAACTGGGCGGCATGCAGCTTCCGCAGCTCGTGACGACCGCCTGCTTCAGCTTCTTCCAGGCGGCCAACGTGGGCACCTCCGCCTATGTCTTCCTCACCCTCGGCAACGCCCGCCTCCTGTGCGAGCACGGGTCGCGCGAGCAGATCGACACCTATGTACGGCCCATGCTGGCGGGCCGGTTCTTCGGCACGATGTGCCTGTCGGAACCGCAGGCGGGCTCCTCGCTCGCGGACGTCGCCACCCGCGCCGAGCCCCAACAGGACGGCAGCTACCGGCTGTTCGGCAGCAAGATGTGGATCTCGGCGGGCGACCACGAGCTGGCGGAGAACATCGTCCACCTCGTGCTCGCACGCATCCCCGGAGGCCCGCCCGGGGTCAAGGGGCTCTCGCTGTTCATCGTGCCCAAGCACCTCGTGGGCGCCGACGGCTCCCTCGGCGAGCGCAACGACGTGGTGACGGCCGGGCTCAACCACAAGATGGGCTACCGGGGCACGACCAACACCCTGCTCAACTTCGGCGAGGGCGCGCACACTCCGGACGGAGCGCCGGGCGCCGTCGCCCATCTCGTCGGCGAACCGCACCGCGGGCTGGCGTACATGTTCCACATGATGAACGGTGCGCGGATCGGCGTGGGAGCCGGAGCTATGGCCCTGGGCTACACCGGCTACCTGAAGTCCCTCGACTACGCCCGCGAGCGTCCGCAGGGCCGGCCCGTCGCCGCGAAGGACGCCACGGCACCGCAGGTGCCCATCGTCGAACACGCCGACGTACGGCGGATGTTGCTCGCCCAGAAGTCCTACGTGGAGGGCGCGCTCGCCCTGCTGCTGTACTGCTCGCGGCTCGTCGACGAGCAGCAGACGGCCGAGCGTGAGGACGAGCGCGCACACGCGCGGCTGCTGCTGGACGTACTGACGCCGATCGCCAAGAGCTGGCCCTCGCAGTGGTGTCTGGAGGCCAACAGCCTCGCGATCCAGGTGCACGGCGGATACGGCTACACCCGTGAGTACGACGTCGAGCAGCACTACCGCGACAACCGTCTCAACCCCATCCACGAGGGCACCCACGGCATCCAGGCGCTCGATCTGCTGGGCCGCAAGGCGGTGATGGACGGTGGCGCCGGGCTCGTCGCCCTCGGCGAGACCATCGGCCAGACCGTCGAGCGCGCACTGGACGCCGGGGGCGAGGCCGCCGAACTCGGCGCCGCACTACAGGAGTCGTGGGACCGGGTCGCCAAGGTCACGGCACGGGTGTGGGGCACGGGCGACCCGGCGAAGGCGCTCGCCAACGCCACCGTGTATCTGGAGGCGGTGGGGCATGTGGTCGTCGCCTGGATATGGCTGGGCCAGTTCCTGGCCACTGCCGGTCACGACGACGCCTTCCACCGTGGCAAGCGGCAGGCGGCGCGCTACTTCTTCCGCCATGAACTGCCCCGTACCGGGCCGCAGTTCGACCTGCTGGACTCGCTCGACGAGACGACGCTCCAGATGGACCCCGACTGGTTCTAG
- a CDS encoding DUF397 domain-containing protein: MSRDTAQHIYNGMPSRDLGTEGWHKPWSGPNGGNCLEAMRLGDGRVALRQSTDPDGPALIYGPAEIDMFVRGAKRGEADFLLADG, from the coding sequence ATGAGCCGCGACACCGCACAGCACATCTACAACGGCATGCCCTCGCGCGACCTGGGGACCGAGGGCTGGCACAAGCCGTGGAGCGGCCCGAACGGAGGCAACTGCCTGGAGGCCATGAGGCTCGGCGACGGCCGGGTGGCGCTGCGGCAGTCCACGGACCCCGACGGCCCCGCGCTCATCTACGGCCCCGCCGAGATCGACATGTTCGTACGCGGCGCGAAACGCGGAGAGGCGGACTTCCTCCTCGCCGACGGGTGA
- a CDS encoding helix-turn-helix domain-containing protein: MADGRTAPTVGQMVLGMRLRDLREAAGCSFSEAAAVLSVNTTTVRRMEKAEVGLKPPYVEKLLKTYGISEEETTAFLELVDEANRPGWWQGFRDVLPPWFSLYISLEGEASLIRAYEPHCVHGLLQTADYARALMRAGFPGASEKELDRRVALRMERQELLRRKDAPRLWVLLEEQVVRRLVGGPEVMRGQLDRLVECAAMPNVTVQLLPYSSGPHPAMFGPFQLFRFEIPELPDIVYAESLSGAVYHDERRDTTVFLEALDRMGAQAAPAQRTEALLGEIRKEF; this comes from the coding sequence TTGGCCGACGGCCGCACCGCACCGACTGTGGGCCAGATGGTCCTCGGAATGCGCCTGCGCGACTTGCGCGAAGCCGCCGGATGCTCCTTCTCGGAAGCCGCGGCCGTACTCAGCGTCAACACCACGACCGTGCGCCGCATGGAAAAGGCCGAAGTCGGCCTGAAGCCTCCATACGTGGAGAAACTGCTCAAAACGTATGGCATCTCCGAGGAGGAGACGACCGCCTTCCTGGAACTGGTCGACGAGGCGAACAGGCCCGGCTGGTGGCAGGGATTCCGCGACGTACTGCCGCCCTGGTTCAGCCTCTACATCAGCCTGGAGGGTGAGGCCAGCCTGATCCGCGCCTACGAGCCGCACTGCGTGCACGGCCTGCTCCAGACCGCCGACTACGCGCGTGCGCTGATGCGCGCCGGCTTCCCCGGCGCGAGCGAGAAGGAACTCGACCGCCGCGTCGCCCTGCGCATGGAGCGGCAGGAGCTGCTGCGCCGCAAGGACGCACCGCGGCTGTGGGTGCTGCTGGAGGAGCAGGTCGTCCGCAGGCTCGTGGGCGGTCCGGAGGTGATGCGCGGCCAGCTCGACCGGCTCGTCGAGTGCGCGGCGATGCCGAACGTGACCGTTCAGCTCCTCCCGTACTCCTCCGGCCCGCACCCGGCCATGTTCGGGCCCTTCCAGCTCTTCCGGTTCGAGATCCCGGAACTGCCCGACATCGTCTACGCCGAGAGCCTCAGCGGCGCCGTCTACCACGACGAACGCCGCGACACCACCGTGTTCCTGGAGGCGCTGGACCGCATGGGTGCGCAGGCCGCACCGGCACAACGCACCGAGGCCCTCCTCGGTGAGATCCGCAAGGAGTTCTGA
- a CDS encoding ATP-binding protein produces the protein MALHRPVIPLTPTGPVGADVRHEGFELPAHATAVADAREKVRGQVRSWGLPEELGNDAQLVVSEFFTNAVVHTDSCRVRCRLEMCGQRLRIEVCDEGAGCGEPSPRKAAPGDVNGRGLQLVNAVAETWGVRSEETDSGCVVWAELTLPRP, from the coding sequence GTGGCCCTGCACCGCCCCGTCATACCGCTCACCCCGACCGGACCGGTCGGGGCGGATGTGCGTCACGAGGGGTTCGAGCTGCCCGCGCATGCGACGGCCGTCGCCGACGCGCGGGAGAAGGTCCGCGGCCAGGTGCGCAGTTGGGGACTGCCGGAGGAGCTGGGGAACGACGCGCAGCTCGTCGTCTCCGAGTTCTTCACCAACGCCGTTGTGCACACCGACAGTTGCCGTGTGCGCTGCCGGCTTGAGATGTGCGGTCAGCGGCTGCGCATAGAGGTGTGCGACGAGGGCGCGGGCTGTGGTGAGCCGTCCCCGCGCAAGGCCGCACCCGGGGATGTGAACGGCCGTGGGCTGCAACTGGTGAACGCCGTCGCGGAGACGTGGGGAGTGCGCTCGGAGGAGACGGACTCCGGGTGCGTGGTGTGGGCGGAGCTGACCCTCCCGCGGCCGTGA
- a CDS encoding SAM-dependent methyltransferase, with protein MHEDDEAAAGQTVDVNTASVARMYDYYLGGKDNYAVDRQAVEELDKVAPSTRPLAINNRRFLRRAVRVLAEDYGVRQFLDHGSGLPTQDNVHQVAQRVHDDARVVYVDNDPIVLAHGRALLEENRNTAVIRADFRNTDYIFEHEEVRRLIDLSEPVAALFVSVMHCIPDSSDPGAVLRRVVERLPSGSYVVVNQLVSEDKATRDFITDFMAKNTGDRWGRVRQAHEVERYFDGLEVLEPGLGEVNDWRPDSELGPRQLTDEWYEFGGVARVP; from the coding sequence ATGCACGAAGACGACGAGGCGGCGGCGGGGCAGACGGTGGACGTGAACACGGCCAGTGTGGCGCGGATGTACGACTACTACCTCGGCGGCAAGGACAACTACGCGGTGGACCGCCAGGCCGTCGAGGAACTCGACAAGGTCGCTCCCAGCACCAGGCCCCTGGCGATCAACAACCGCCGCTTCCTCAGGCGTGCGGTCCGCGTGCTCGCGGAGGACTACGGCGTGCGCCAGTTCCTGGACCACGGGTCAGGGCTGCCCACGCAGGACAACGTGCACCAGGTCGCACAGCGCGTCCACGATGACGCGCGTGTGGTGTACGTCGACAACGACCCCATCGTGCTGGCGCACGGGCGTGCGCTGCTGGAGGAGAACCGCAACACCGCGGTCATCAGGGCTGACTTCAGGAACACCGACTACATCTTCGAGCACGAGGAGGTACGCCGGCTGATCGATCTCTCGGAGCCCGTGGCGGCACTCTTCGTGTCGGTGATGCACTGCATCCCCGACTCCTCAGACCCGGGTGCGGTGCTCCGCAGGGTCGTCGAGCGCCTGCCGTCCGGCAGTTACGTGGTGGTCAACCAGCTCGTCAGCGAGGACAAGGCCACCCGGGACTTCATCACCGACTTCATGGCGAAGAACACGGGCGACCGCTGGGGCAGGGTGCGCCAGGCCCATGAGGTCGAGCGCTACTTCGACGGCCTGGAGGTCCTGGAGCCGGGGCTGGGCGAGGTCAACGACTGGCGGCCGGACTCGGAGCTGGGGCCGCGCCAACTGACCGACGAGTGGTACGAGTTCGGGGGAGTGGCACGGGTGCCCTGA
- a CDS encoding helix-turn-helix domain-containing protein, which produces MSAQREGDSSVRRILDHPRGGPTILRIVLGTQLRRLREECGISREDAGDAIRGSHAKISRLELGRVGCKERDVADLLSLYGVSDREEREEYLVLARHANTPGWWQKYSDVMSPWFDRLIGLEEAASVIRMYEVQFVPGLLQTEDYARAVMRLGHPRASTEEIERRVELRQDRQAILTRPHSPKLWAVVDEAALQRPLGGADVMREQIKRLLWATQQPNITVQIAPFAIGGLAAAGGPVTILRFQEPDLPDIVYLEQLTSSLYLEKREEVENYMVVMDRLCATAEPPSMTVEFLERMLSRFEGRT; this is translated from the coding sequence ATGTCAGCACAGCGGGAAGGCGACTCGTCGGTCAGGCGGATCCTGGACCATCCGCGCGGTGGGCCGACGATCCTGCGCATCGTCCTCGGGACGCAGCTTCGGAGGCTGCGCGAGGAGTGCGGCATCAGCCGTGAGGACGCGGGCGACGCCATCCGCGGCTCCCACGCCAAGATCAGCCGTCTCGAACTGGGCCGCGTGGGCTGCAAGGAGCGGGACGTCGCCGACCTGCTCAGCCTCTACGGGGTGTCCGACCGGGAGGAGCGCGAGGAGTATCTGGTGCTCGCCCGGCACGCCAACACCCCGGGCTGGTGGCAGAAGTACAGCGACGTGATGTCGCCGTGGTTCGACAGGCTGATCGGCCTGGAGGAAGCGGCCTCCGTGATCCGCATGTACGAAGTGCAGTTCGTGCCGGGCCTGTTGCAGACGGAGGACTACGCACGGGCCGTGATGCGGCTGGGCCACCCGCGCGCCTCGACCGAGGAGATCGAGCGCCGCGTGGAGCTGCGCCAGGACCGGCAGGCGATCCTCACCAGACCGCACAGCCCGAAGCTGTGGGCCGTGGTCGACGAGGCGGCACTCCAACGGCCCCTCGGCGGCGCCGATGTGATGCGCGAGCAGATCAAGAGGTTGCTGTGGGCAACTCAGCAGCCCAACATCACGGTGCAGATCGCTCCGTTCGCGATCGGCGGCCTCGCGGCGGCCGGAGGTCCGGTGACGATACTCCGGTTCCAGGAGCCCGACCTGCCGGACATCGTCTATCTCGAACAGCTCACCTCCTCGCTGTACTTGGAGAAGCGCGAAGAGGTGGAGAACTACATGGTGGTGATGGACCGCTTGTGCGCCACCGCCGAACCGCCCTCCATGACCGTCGAGTTCCTGGAGCGGATGCTGAGCCGCTTCGAGGGCCGGACCTGA
- a CDS encoding DUF397 domain-containing protein → MRIENGIEASSLKGVAWRKSARSNPNGNCVELAGLPGGHVAVRNSRHPSGPALIYTPAEMAAFVQGAKDGDFDDLLATES, encoded by the coding sequence ATGCGGATCGAGAACGGCATCGAGGCGAGCAGCCTCAAGGGCGTCGCGTGGCGGAAGAGCGCCCGCAGCAATCCCAACGGCAACTGCGTGGAACTGGCCGGACTGCCCGGCGGGCACGTGGCGGTGCGCAACTCGCGCCACCCCTCGGGCCCCGCGCTGATCTACACGCCCGCGGAGATGGCGGCGTTCGTACAGGGCGCCAAGGACGGCGACTTCGACGATCTGCTCGCCACGGAGAGCTGA
- a CDS encoding universal stress protein — MNDHSAAPAAEGRVVVGVDGSESSLRALDMAAEEAGRRGATLELVYSAGWPRRSRVPVTESDTERMRAAGAAVLDEAGKRAHEHVPGLRVVAQIHTEALAADVLVKASRTAALTVVGTRGHGGFAGLLVGSVSLRVATHCEGPLLVVGDSRRDGPTERGSVLVGMHTQNDEAALRFGFEEAARRSSPLRALHVWNQPRMPGRLQLPPSEARKAKAAAEEQVSKMAEPVGKEYPGVEFTAEEQGGSPAATLIEASRAADLLVIAVHRRQRRLGLQLGPVAHAVLHHAHCPVVLTPATVG; from the coding sequence ATGAATGACCACTCCGCAGCCCCTGCCGCCGAAGGCCGCGTGGTCGTCGGCGTCGACGGATCAGAGTCTTCGCTGCGCGCCCTCGACATGGCCGCCGAGGAGGCCGGCCGCCGGGGCGCGACCTTGGAGCTGGTGTACTCGGCCGGATGGCCGCGCCGTTCGCGGGTCCCCGTGACGGAGAGCGACACCGAACGCATGCGGGCCGCGGGAGCGGCGGTGCTGGACGAGGCCGGGAAGCGCGCACACGAGCATGTGCCGGGGCTGCGCGTCGTCGCTCAGATCCACACCGAGGCGCTCGCCGCCGACGTACTCGTCAAGGCGAGCCGTACCGCCGCCCTGACCGTGGTCGGCACCCGGGGGCACGGCGGATTCGCCGGTCTGCTCGTCGGCTCCGTGAGCCTCCGCGTCGCCACCCACTGCGAGGGCCCGCTGCTGGTCGTGGGCGACAGCCGCAGGGACGGCCCCACCGAACGAGGCAGCGTACTGGTGGGCATGCACACCCAGAACGACGAGGCCGCGCTGCGCTTCGGCTTCGAGGAGGCAGCCCGCCGCTCTTCCCCCCTGCGGGCGCTGCATGTCTGGAACCAGCCGCGCATGCCCGGCAGGCTCCAACTGCCGCCCAGCGAGGCACGGAAGGCCAAGGCCGCCGCCGAGGAGCAGGTGAGCAAGATGGCCGAGCCCGTCGGCAAGGAGTACCCCGGCGTGGAGTTCACCGCCGAGGAGCAGGGCGGCAGTCCGGCCGCCACCCTCATCGAGGCCAGCCGCGCCGCCGACCTGCTCGTCATCGCCGTACACCGGCGGCAGCGGCGCCTCGGGTTGCAGCTCGGGCCCGTCGCGCACGCGGTGCTGCACCACGCACACTGCCCGGTCGTGCTCACGCCGGCCACGGTGGGCTGA
- a CDS encoding dihydrolipoyl dehydrogenase family protein, whose amino-acid sequence MTRSEATASTTGTPEADEYDVIVIGAGPVGENVAERAHANGLSAVVVETELVGGECSYWACMPSKALLRPMAALADARRVEGASQAVRGSLDADAVLARRTAFTSDWQDGGQVDWLDSVAVDLRRGRARLDGPRRVKIEAPDGSTHTLTARHAVAVCTGSRAALPDLPGIEEARPWTSREATASKEVPGRLAVVGGGVVGAEMAVAWRALGAEVTMLVRGERLLPRMEPFAGELVAEALTEAGAEVRTGVSVESLRRPSTDRPVTLALSDGGQLEADEVLFATGRRPRTEDLGLETVGCEPGSWLTVDDTCRVKDVHGGWLYAVGDANGRALLTHQGKYQARIAGAAIGARAAGVPLLETDRWGAHAATADHEAVPQVVFTDPEAASVGLTAEDAERRGLRVRAVDLEMGEVAGAALYADGYRGRARMVVDLDREVLVGVTFVGPGVSELLHSATVAVAGEVPVERLWHAVPSYPTISEVWLRLLETYRG is encoded by the coding sequence ATGACACGCTCCGAAGCGACCGCTTCGACGACCGGCACCCCGGAGGCCGACGAGTACGACGTCATCGTCATCGGCGCGGGCCCGGTGGGGGAGAACGTCGCCGAGCGGGCACACGCCAACGGCCTGAGCGCGGTCGTCGTCGAGACGGAACTCGTCGGCGGCGAGTGCTCCTACTGGGCCTGCATGCCCAGCAAGGCGCTGCTGCGCCCCATGGCCGCGCTCGCCGACGCCCGCCGTGTCGAGGGCGCCTCGCAGGCGGTGCGCGGCTCCCTCGACGCCGACGCCGTACTGGCCCGGCGCACCGCCTTCACCTCGGACTGGCAGGACGGCGGCCAGGTCGACTGGCTGGACTCGGTCGCGGTGGACCTCCGACGAGGGCGTGCCCGCCTCGACGGCCCCCGCCGGGTGAAGATCGAGGCCCCGGACGGCTCGACGCACACCCTCACCGCCCGCCACGCCGTCGCCGTCTGCACGGGCAGCCGCGCCGCGCTGCCGGACCTTCCGGGCATCGAGGAGGCACGGCCGTGGACGAGCCGCGAGGCGACCGCGTCCAAGGAGGTGCCCGGACGGCTCGCCGTCGTCGGCGGGGGAGTGGTCGGCGCGGAGATGGCCGTCGCCTGGCGGGCGCTCGGAGCCGAAGTGACCATGCTCGTACGGGGGGAGCGGCTGCTGCCCCGCATGGAGCCGTTCGCGGGTGAACTCGTCGCGGAGGCGCTGACGGAGGCCGGAGCCGAGGTGCGTACGGGCGTCTCCGTGGAGAGCCTGCGACGGCCGTCCACGGACCGTCCCGTGACGCTCGCGCTCAGCGACGGCGGGCAACTGGAGGCCGACGAGGTGCTCTTCGCCACCGGCCGCAGACCGCGCACCGAGGACCTGGGCCTGGAGACGGTGGGCTGCGAGCCGGGTAGCTGGCTGACGGTCGACGACACCTGCCGGGTGAAGGACGTGCACGGCGGCTGGCTCTACGCCGTTGGGGACGCCAACGGCCGCGCCCTCCTCACTCATCAGGGCAAGTACCAGGCGCGGATCGCCGGCGCCGCCATCGGTGCGCGTGCCGCGGGCGTACCGCTGCTGGAGACCGACCGCTGGGGCGCGCACGCGGCGACGGCCGACCACGAAGCCGTGCCCCAGGTCGTCTTCACCGACCCCGAGGCGGCGTCCGTGGGGCTGACCGCCGAGGACGCCGAGCGGCGCGGGCTGCGGGTGCGGGCGGTCGACCTGGAGATGGGGGAGGTCGCCGGTGCGGCCCTGTACGCCGACGGCTACCGGGGGCGTGCCCGCATGGTCGTCGACCTCGACCGCGAAGTGCTCGTGGGCGTCACCTTCGTGGGGCCGGGCGTCAGCGAGCTGCTGCACTCGGCGACCGTCGCCGTCGCCGGGGAGGTGCCGGTGGAGCGGCTGTGGCACGCGGTTCCCTCGTATCCGACGATCAGCGAGGTGTGGCTGCGGCTGCTGGAGACGTACAGGGGCTGA
- the ligD gene encoding non-homologous end-joining DNA ligase has protein sequence MKDIEISRPEKVLFPDDGITKSELARHYRRVAPRATPRLRGRALMMERHPDGIGGKPLMQKNVPDYFPDWVHTAELPKEGGTVRHAVCDNADTLVYLAGQACVTPHRWLSKTDRPDEPDLLVFDLDPSGDADFEDVRWAASCVGGLLEKVELPTQLMTTGSRGLHVIAALDRKSDFDTVRAFARRVSRLLVSRHPDRLTDEPRKADRGDRVYLDIQRNAYAQTAVAPYSVRARPGAPVATPVGWSELDDPGLRPDRWNVRNIGDRLREADPWARVSTRGRSVKAADRRLSDLL, from the coding sequence GTGAAGGACATCGAGATCAGCAGGCCCGAGAAGGTGCTCTTCCCCGACGACGGGATCACCAAGAGCGAACTCGCCCGCCACTACCGGCGGGTGGCGCCCCGCGCGACACCGAGGCTGCGTGGACGCGCACTGATGATGGAGCGCCATCCGGACGGCATCGGCGGGAAACCGCTGATGCAGAAGAACGTCCCCGACTACTTCCCCGACTGGGTCCACACCGCCGAACTGCCCAAGGAGGGCGGCACGGTGCGGCACGCGGTCTGCGACAACGCCGACACGCTGGTCTATCTCGCGGGGCAGGCCTGCGTCACACCGCACCGGTGGCTTTCGAAGACCGACCGTCCCGACGAACCGGACCTGCTCGTCTTCGACCTCGACCCCAGCGGCGACGCGGACTTCGAGGACGTCCGATGGGCGGCCTCGTGCGTGGGCGGCCTGCTGGAGAAGGTGGAACTGCCCACCCAGCTCATGACGACGGGCTCACGCGGGCTGCACGTCATCGCCGCCCTGGACCGCAAGTCGGACTTCGACACCGTGCGGGCCTTCGCCCGGCGCGTCTCCCGACTGCTGGTGTCGCGCCATCCGGACCGCCTCACCGACGAGCCGCGCAAGGCCGACCGCGGCGACCGTGTCTATCTCGACATCCAGCGCAACGCCTATGCGCAGACGGCCGTGGCGCCCTACTCGGTACGGGCGAGGCCGGGCGCACCCGTCGCCACGCCCGTCGGCTGGTCGGAGCTGGACGACCCCGGACTCCGGCCCGACCGCTGGAACGTACGCAACATCGGCGACCGGCTGCGGGAGGCCGACCCTTGGGCGAGGGTGAGCACACGCGGCAGGTCCGTGAAGGCGGCGGACCGGCGCCTCTCGGACCTGCTGTGA